In the Sandaracinus amylolyticus genome, CTGTTCGAGGTCGGTCGCACGTACCATCCCGCGGCGTCGACGCCGCGTCGCGTCGTCGAGCGTCCGGTGCTCGCGCTCACGCTGAGCGGCCCGCGCGAGCTCTGGGTCGGCGACGAGAGCCCGTTCGACTTCTGGGATGGCAAGGGCGCGGTGCTCGCGATCCTGCGCTCGGTGGGCCTGGTGGCGGAGACCGTGCGCGACGAGTCGATCGCGGAGCACGCGCCGTGGCTGCACCCGCGCCGCAGCGCGCGCGTGGTCGTGGGGGCCCGATCGGTCGGTGTCCTCGGCGAGGTGCATCCCGACGTGGTCGAGGCCTTCGAGGCGACCGGGCGTCCGATCTTCGGCGTGCTCGACCTCGACGCGATCGTCGCGCTCGTGAAGGCCGCGGGGCCGCCCCGCGCGCGCCCGCTGCCGCGTTTCCCGGCGGTGGTGCGCGACCTCGCGGTCGTGGTGCCCGAGGCGACGACCGCGGCGGACGTCGTCGACGCGATCACGCAGGCCGCGCCGCTCGCCGAGCGCGCCGAGCTCTTCGACGTCTACCGCGGCAAGCCGGTGCCCGAAGGCCGGAAGAGCCTCGCGTTCCGGATCGCCTATCGCGATCCCGACGCGACGCTCACCGACGCGCGCGTCGAGCAGGTCCACGCCGCGGTGGTGCAGGCGATCGCCGACCGCTTCGGCGGCGCGCTGCGCGCCTGAGCAGCGCACTGATCCCGCGGACAGCCGCCGGCGCGGGGATCCAGGCGTGTGCGCGCGCCAACGATTCCTGAATTCGACTGTGAATCCAGAGCCCTTGAATTCGACTCCATGCCGTGGTTGCATCGCATACCCGGCATCGAGGGGGCTCTGATGACCAAGGCCGAGATCATCGACAGCGTCTACGAGCGGGTCGGAGGCTTCTCGAAGAAGGAAGCCGCCGAGGTCGTCGAAGCGGTGTTCGAGGAGATGAAGGAAGTCCTCGCCCAGGGCGAGAAGATCAAGATCTCCGGCTTCGGCAACTTCGTCGTCCGAGCGAAGAAGCAGCGCGTGGGCCGGAACCCGCAGACCGGCGAGCCGATCCCGATCAGCGCCCGCCGCGTGCTCACGTTCAAGCCGAGCCAGGTCCTCAAGGCGACGCTGAACCCGCACAAGTCGAGCGGCTCCGGGACGTTCGTCGCGCCGACCGCCAACACCGGCGCGAGCTCGTCGGGCACCTGATCCGGCTGGGCACCTGATTCGGCTCCGGCCCCTCCGTTGACGCGGTCGGGCCGGCCGGGTACCAGAGCGTCCCCCGAGAGCGATGGCGCGACCCACACTGCTGCCGGACAAGCTCTTCTTCCGCATCGGCGAGGTCTCGGAGCTCGTCGGCGTGCGGCCCCACGTGCTGCGCTACTGGGAAGAGGAGTTCGGCATCCTCAAGCCGATGAAGACACGCGGCGCGCACCGCCAGTACCGGCGCCGCGACGTCGAGCTCGCGCTCGTCATCAAGAAGCTGCTGCACGAGGACGGCTTCACGGTCGCGGGCGCGCGCAAGAAGCTACGGGAGCTCGGGCACCTGGAGGCGGTCGCGATCGGGCGCCAGGCGGCGGAGGCGAGCACGCGCGCGCTCGAGCTGCGCGCCGAGCTGCTCGCGGTGCGCGCGGACCTCACGTCGCTGCTCGCGCGGATCGACGCGTCGTCGCGCGAGGAGAGCGCGGTGCGCGAGCGTGCGAAGCCGAGCACGAGCGAGGTGCAGGCGAGCGAGGTCGTGGTGCGGATCGAGACGAGCGCGCGCAGCGAGCGCTGATCGTGCTTGCGGGTTTTCCGTTTGCGGCTAACCTCCGCCCTCCGACTCACCGGCGGGGCGTGGCGCAGCCTGGTTAGCGCACCAGACTGGGGGTCTGGGGGTCGTGGGTTCGAATCCCGCCGCCCCGAGTCGAAGTCGGAGTCAGAGGCCGCGGAGCAGATGCTCTGCGGCCTTCGTCTTTCCGTCCCCCCGACTCGCTGGTGACGGATCCTCG is a window encoding:
- a CDS encoding integration host factor subunit alpha; its protein translation is MTKAEIIDSVYERVGGFSKKEAAEVVEAVFEEMKEVLAQGEKIKISGFGNFVVRAKKQRVGRNPQTGEPIPISARRVLTFKPSQVLKATLNPHKSSGSGTFVAPTANTGASSSGT
- a CDS encoding MerR family transcriptional regulator; the protein is MARPTLLPDKLFFRIGEVSELVGVRPHVLRYWEEEFGILKPMKTRGAHRQYRRRDVELALVIKKLLHEDGFTVAGARKKLRELGHLEAVAIGRQAAEASTRALELRAELLAVRADLTSLLARIDASSREESAVRERAKPSTSEVQASEVVVRIETSARSER